One Methanobrevibacter sp. DNA window includes the following coding sequences:
- a CDS encoding LytTR family transcriptional regulator, with translation MKVNLFVSRDIEEPYADIHTNELTDNITKAMSILESDDSNEMLAVKRGSDIALLEFSEIFMFRVEDKQVNVYTENQEYIIKKPLYQVEETLTSDFVRISKTTIVNLKKIKRVAPSLKGMMFIELKNGLKDNISRKYLPEFKRALVL, from the coding sequence ATGAAGGTAAATTTATTTGTTTCACGAGATATTGAAGAGCCGTATGCTGACATTCACACCAATGAATTGACAGATAATATCACAAAAGCAATGTCAATTCTTGAAAGTGATGATTCAAATGAAATGCTGGCAGTTAAAAGGGGGTCTGACATAGCATTATTGGAATTTAGTGAGATTTTCATGTTTAGAGTTGAGGATAAACAGGTCAATGTATATACAGAAAATCAGGAGTATATCATTAAAAAGCCATTGTATCAAGTTGAAGAAACTTTAACAAGTGATTTTGTCCGTATTTCAAAAACCACTATCGTTAATCTAAAAAAGATAAAAAGAGTGGCTCCTTCACTTAAGGGAATGATGTTTATAGAACTTAAAAACGGCTTGAAGGATAATATCTCAAGAAAATATTTGCCTGAATTTAAAAGGGCTTTGGTTTTATAG
- a CDS encoding 2TM domain-containing protein, with protein sequence MSDSLRVIAERRADAKIEFYKSFTIYLIVNAALAVVNYIFTPEFWWVAFPVFFWGIGIAVEFLKAFVFSSRFDSKEYRERKIQEEMEKLRK encoded by the coding sequence ATGAGTGACAGTTTAAGGGTAATTGCTGAGAGAAGAGCAGATGCAAAAATAGAATTTTATAAAAGCTTTACAATATATCTGATTGTAAATGCTGCACTGGCTGTTGTTAACTATATTTTCACTCCGGAATTCTGGTGGGTTGCATTTCCAGTATTCTTTTGGGGAATTGGAATTGCAGTCGAATTCTTAAAGGCATTTGTGTTCAGCAGCAGATTTGACAGTAAAGAATACAGGGAACGAAAAATTCAAGAAGAGATGGAAAAACTAAGGAAATAA
- a CDS encoding 2TM domain-containing protein translates to MHVREKAEKRVDAKIRFQENLFKFIVSNTILVIVCFVFLGDFWLLKFAMLFGGIALLKDLFDAYPISYNRERIVENELSKRGD, encoded by the coding sequence ATGCATGTAAGAGAAAAGGCAGAAAAAAGAGTGGATGCAAAAATCAGGTTTCAAGAAAATTTATTTAAGTTTATAGTTTCAAATACTATATTGGTAATTGTTTGTTTCGTATTCTTGGGAGATTTCTGGTTACTCAAATTTGCAATGTTATTTGGTGGAATTGCTCTTTTAAAAGATCTTTTTGATGCATATCCAATTAGTTACAATCGTGAAAGAATTGTTGAAAATGAACTTTCAAAAAGAGGTGATTAG
- a CDS encoding SEC59/DGK1/VTE5 family protein has product MIFTDIIALIVVYIYVAVIFVIAEMVLKTKPEVSRKFLHIMVGNMIFAMPFFADPWNMVWFLTLPITIALFFLTEYSPITIENSVTESGHALGLFFYAGIWTILIAIFTTIAPANDSKFYIWIVALAIVPMVYGDGFAALIGQKFGRVKYTIFGGTKSLEGSLAMFVVTSVMSVFVWMVFASIGCTMPEFNIVNIIAISAVVTICEAVSYGGIDNLSVPAVTSILYFLVAIL; this is encoded by the coding sequence ATGATATTCACAGACATTATTGCATTAATCGTAGTTTATATTTATGTAGCAGTTATTTTTGTAATAGCTGAAATGGTCTTAAAAACAAAACCTGAAGTTTCACGTAAATTCTTGCATATTATGGTAGGTAACATGATATTTGCAATGCCATTCTTTGCAGATCCATGGAACATGGTTTGGTTTTTAACATTGCCGATTACAATTGCATTGTTCTTCTTAACAGAATATTCTCCAATTACAATAGAAAACAGTGTAACAGAATCAGGCCATGCATTAGGATTATTCTTCTATGCAGGAATCTGGACAATATTGATTGCAATATTTACAACAATTGCTCCTGCAAATGACTCTAAATTCTACATCTGGATTGTAGCATTAGCTATTGTTCCTATGGTATATGGTGATGGTTTTGCAGCATTAATCGGTCAAAAATTCGGTAGAGTCAAATACACAATATTCGGAGGAACTAAATCTCTTGAAGGATCACTTGCAATGTTTGTTGTCACCTCTGTAATGAGTGTATTTGTATGGATGGTTTTCGCATCTATCGGATGTACCATGCCAGAATTCAATATTGTAAATATCATAGCAATTTCTGCTGTTGTAACAATATGTGAAGCAGTAAGTTATGGTGGAATCGACAATTTATCTGTTCCAGCTGTAACTTCTATTTTATATTTCTTAGTAGCTATATTATAG